A genomic window from Acinetobacter chinensis includes:
- the gatC gene encoding Asp-tRNA(Asn)/Glu-tRNA(Gln) amidotransferase subunit GatC codes for MSTSDAQHSADLNAQTVSAIANLARLSLNDTQSAEYAQSLNKILGMMETLKGIDTDGVEPLKSPFDNPQPLREDVVTEENHRDEYQAVAPAVQDGLYLVPRVIE; via the coding sequence ATGTCTACATCGGATGCACAGCATTCTGCAGATTTAAATGCACAAACAGTTTCAGCAATCGCCAATCTTGCCCGATTGTCGCTCAATGATACGCAATCTGCTGAATATGCTCAAAGTCTAAATAAAATTTTAGGCATGATGGAAACCCTAAAGGGCATCGATACCGATGGTGTTGAACCACTGAAAAGTCCTTTTGACAATCCTCAGCCCTTACGTGAAGACGTTGTCACTGAAGAGAATCATCGTGATGAATATCAAGCAGTTGCACCTGCTGTACAGGATGGTCTGTACCTTGTTCCTCGCGTAATTGAATAA
- a CDS encoding rod shape-determining protein: protein MILKRLIGLFSPDLAIDLGTANTLIYAPGRGIILNEPTVVAIRHSGSQKIVAAVGLDAKQMLGRTPANISAIRPMKDGVIADFEVTETMLHQFITKVHEKRLFPPAPRVVVCVPCKSTLVERRAIREAVFNAGARDVRLIEEPMAAAIGAGMPVEQACGSMVVDVGGGTTEIAIISLQGCVYADSLRIGGDVFDEHIINYVRKAHGCVIGETTAEIIKKEVGMALPDEGVKPLEIEVRGRNLAEGVPRAITVTSDEISQAISDPLQSIVSAVKSALEQTPPELSSDIAERGIVLTGGGALLRNLDKLLAKETGLPVVVAEEPLTCVTRGGGKVLEFFDNPNHDMLFVG, encoded by the coding sequence GTGATTCTAAAACGACTAATAGGCTTGTTTTCACCAGATCTAGCCATTGATTTAGGTACAGCTAATACACTTATTTATGCGCCAGGACGAGGCATTATATTAAATGAACCGACGGTTGTGGCAATTCGTCACAGTGGTTCACAAAAAATCGTTGCCGCGGTTGGTCTTGATGCAAAACAAATGCTGGGTCGTACACCTGCAAATATTTCTGCAATCCGCCCAATGAAAGATGGTGTGATTGCCGATTTTGAAGTGACTGAAACCATGCTTCATCAGTTCATCACCAAAGTTCATGAAAAGCGTCTGTTTCCACCAGCACCACGTGTCGTGGTTTGTGTTCCATGTAAATCCACGCTTGTGGAGCGCCGTGCAATCCGTGAAGCGGTGTTCAATGCAGGCGCACGTGATGTACGTCTGATTGAAGAACCAATGGCAGCTGCAATTGGTGCAGGTATGCCAGTTGAACAGGCTTGTGGTTCGATGGTGGTGGATGTAGGTGGCGGTACGACTGAAATTGCCATTATTTCCCTGCAGGGTTGTGTATATGCAGATTCACTGCGTATCGGTGGCGATGTGTTTGACGAACATATTATCAACTACGTGCGTAAGGCACATGGTTGTGTGATCGGTGAAACCACAGCAGAAATCATCAAGAAAGAAGTCGGTATGGCTTTACCTGATGAAGGCGTAAAACCACTTGAAATTGAAGTGCGTGGCCGTAACCTTGCTGAAGGTGTACCGCGTGCAATTACTGTAACGTCGGATGAGATTAGCCAGGCAATTTCAGATCCATTACAAAGCATTGTTTCTGCAGTTAAATCTGCGCTTGAGCAGACCCCACCTGAACTGTCTTCTGACATTGCAGAACGTGGTATTGTCCTGACTGGCGGTGGTGCGCTGCTGCGTAACCTGGATAAACTGCTGGCAAAAGAAACAGGCTTGCCTGTTGTGGTTGCTGAAGAGCCTCTGACCTGTGTCACCCGTGGTGGTGGTAAGGTATTGGAATTCTTTGACAATCCAAACCATGACATGTTGTTTGTAGGTTAA
- a CDS encoding putative phage abortive infection protein, producing MLHFILSCVLLLSIVFWWAEVKFNYLYAILETMNKSCEWIKKQTRLNIDICRILPLFIVIGLVVALSYFLLDKLYFPYFESVLDLKSDNISLKSDEKSDTSLIANWGTFGDFIGGTLNPILTFISICLILYTVYQNKKALDFNSEELSLSRKAQQDSSKSQNLIQKTQNLQQFDSLFFSLLNQFKHQQDKLLELNENDKSKVDIVYRDVFVNDYEIELEDKRYKLMQKQEFNQYFICLFQLFKLINTKINRSPNETDEIKEWGDYTLEKQYINILRSIIPPKLQQLLFLNTYTEFDEYRWYLSYYSFLKHMPFKNLERGDELCIDLLVISKFYELDGFLLNKEFQIFGKSIYFNNLLNKSWAE from the coding sequence ATGCTTCATTTTATTTTGTCATGTGTGTTGTTGCTAAGTATAGTTTTTTGGTGGGCTGAAGTTAAATTTAATTACTTGTATGCAATTTTAGAAACGATGAACAAAAGCTGTGAGTGGATTAAAAAACAAACTCGATTAAACATTGATATTTGCCGAATTTTGCCTTTATTTATTGTTATTGGTTTGGTTGTAGCTCTAAGTTATTTTTTATTAGATAAACTATATTTTCCATATTTTGAGAGTGTATTGGATCTTAAAAGTGATAATATCTCGTTGAAGTCGGATGAGAAGAGCGACACTAGTCTAATAGCAAACTGGGGAACTTTTGGAGATTTTATTGGCGGTACATTAAACCCTATATTAACTTTTATAAGTATTTGTTTGATATTATATACAGTATATCAAAATAAGAAAGCATTAGATTTTAACTCGGAAGAACTTTCTTTAAGTCGTAAAGCACAGCAAGATTCTTCAAAGTCACAAAACTTAATTCAGAAAACTCAAAATTTACAACAATTTGATAGTCTATTTTTTAGCTTATTAAACCAATTTAAGCATCAGCAAGATAAATTGCTTGAGTTAAATGAAAATGATAAAAGCAAAGTAGATATAGTTTATAGAGATGTTTTTGTAAACGATTATGAGATAGAGTTGGAAGATAAAAGATACAAACTTATGCAAAAGCAAGAGTTCAATCAATATTTCATTTGCTTATTTCAATTATTCAAGTTAATTAATACAAAAATTAATAGATCACCAAATGAGACTGATGAAATAAAAGAATGGGGAGATTACACTTTAGAGAAACAATATATAAATATTCTAAGATCTATAATTCCACCTAAACTCCAACAGCTTCTTTTTTTGAATACTTATACAGAGTTTGATGAATATAGGTGGTATTTATCTTATTATTCTTTTTTAAAACACATGCCATTTAAAAATTTAGAGCGTGGTGATGAATTGTGTATTGATTTATTGGTAATTTCAAAATTTTACGAATTAGATGGTTTTTTGCTTAATAAGGAATTTCAAATTTTTGGAAAATCCATCTATTTTAATAATCTTTTAAATAAAAGTTGGGCAGAGTAA
- the gatA gene encoding Asp-tRNA(Asn)/Glu-tRNA(Gln) amidotransferase subunit GatA, with product MTDLHRLSIRELSQGLTNAEFSSRELTEHYLKRIGKIDAQVQSFITVAEEQAIAQANAADALLKSGGAGALTGIPVAHKDIFCTNGIKTTAGSKILDNFISPYDATVVAKGKAAGLVTLGKVNMDEFAMGSTSESSYFGATRNPWALDRVPGGSSGGSAAAVAADLAPFATGTDTGGSIRQPASFCGLTGLKPTYGRVSRFGMIAYASSLDQGGPMARSAEDCAYLMNVMAGHDAKDSTSVQKEADDYVANLNTTAVKGLRIGIPKQYFNVQGLDADVKARVEESLKKLEDMGATLVEIDLNMTDAYVPTYYLIAPAEASSNLQRYDGVRYGYRAENPTDILDLYKRSRSEGFGAEVQRRILIGTYALSAGYYDAYYVKAQKVRRLIQLDFLKAFENVDVIAAPSAPTTAYKIGANLSPTEMYLGDIYTLAVNLAGLPAINAPVGFDVDNLPVGLQLIGNYWSESQLLSVVHQYQQATDWHTKRAAIAEENA from the coding sequence ATGACAGATTTACACCGCTTATCCATTCGTGAACTCTCTCAGGGTCTGACGAATGCAGAATTTTCATCCCGTGAACTGACTGAACATTATTTAAAACGCATTGGAAAAATCGATGCACAGGTTCAGTCCTTTATTACGGTTGCTGAAGAGCAGGCTATTGCTCAGGCAAATGCCGCTGATGCACTGCTTAAATCAGGTGGCGCAGGCGCACTGACAGGTATCCCAGTTGCACACAAGGACATTTTCTGTACAAACGGCATTAAAACCACAGCCGGTTCAAAAATACTGGATAACTTTATCTCTCCTTACGATGCAACTGTGGTCGCAAAAGGTAAAGCTGCCGGACTTGTGACGCTGGGTAAAGTGAACATGGATGAATTTGCCATGGGTTCCACTTCTGAGTCATCTTATTTTGGTGCAACCAGAAACCCATGGGCGCTGGATCGTGTTCCTGGTGGTTCTTCAGGTGGTTCTGCTGCCGCTGTTGCTGCTGACCTTGCTCCTTTTGCCACAGGTACAGACACGGGTGGTTCAATCCGTCAGCCTGCATCATTCTGTGGTCTGACCGGTCTTAAACCAACCTATGGACGTGTTTCCCGTTTCGGTATGATTGCCTATGCATCATCACTGGATCAGGGTGGTCCGATGGCCCGCTCTGCTGAAGACTGTGCTTATCTCATGAATGTCATGGCAGGTCATGATGCCAAAGATTCAACTTCTGTACAGAAAGAAGCTGATGACTACGTGGCAAACCTGAACACTACAGCTGTTAAAGGTTTACGTATCGGTATTCCTAAACAGTACTTCAATGTTCAGGGTCTGGATGCTGACGTTAAAGCACGTGTTGAAGAATCACTGAAAAAACTCGAAGACATGGGCGCAACACTGGTTGAGATTGATCTCAACATGACGGATGCTTATGTACCGACTTATTATCTGATCGCACCTGCTGAAGCTTCTTCAAACTTACAGCGTTACGATGGTGTGCGTTACGGTTATCGTGCTGAAAACCCAACTGACATTTTAGATCTTTATAAACGTTCACGTTCAGAAGGTTTTGGTGCAGAAGTACAGCGTCGTATCCTGATTGGTACTTATGCCCTTTCTGCGGGTTATTACGATGCTTACTATGTCAAAGCACAGAAAGTACGCCGTCTGATCCAGCTGGACTTCCTGAAAGCCTTTGAAAATGTCGATGTGATTGCTGCACCCTCTGCACCAACCACTGCCTACAAAATCGGTGCAAACCTCAGCCCGACTGAAATGTACTTAGGCGACATTTACACACTGGCTGTGAACCTGGCAGGTCTGCCTGCAATCAATGCTCCTGTTGGTTTTGATGTAGATAATCTACCTGTTGGCTTACAGCTGATTGGTAACTACTGGTCAGAATCTCAACTGCTGTCCGTTGTACATCAGTATCAGCAAGCAACCGACTGGCATACCAAACGTGCGGCAATTGCTGAGGAGAATGCATAA
- a CDS encoding IS30-like element ISAba125 family transposase has product MEYIKLSYHHLNFEDRTALMLESRKEGFSARKFAELIKRHPSTIYRELKRNSINDVYQAQYASDNTFARRRRGHRKLKIDSILWKFIVEAIRCLWSPQQIAKRLKTFPDLDQTMNVSHTTIYSTIRALPKGELKKDLLSCLRHENKKRKANGEPKKDSILQDIKTIHERPAEVQERKIPGHWEADLIKGKDNKSSIATLIERNTRLCILATLPDAKAESVRKALTEALKYLPAELRKTLTYDRGREMAEHKILEEDLGIDVYFCDPHSPWQKGTCENMNGLIRQYLPKGIDLNQADQHYLNQVAMSLNTRPRKALDWLTPLEKFAQLVDYHKTFQTVAPHV; this is encoded by the coding sequence ATGGAGTATATAAAATTGTCATACCATCATCTTAACTTTGAAGATCGTACTGCATTAATGCTTGAGTCAAGAAAAGAAGGCTTTTCAGCCAGAAAATTTGCTGAACTCATTAAAAGACATCCTAGTACGATCTATCGTGAGCTTAAAAGAAATAGCATCAATGACGTTTATCAAGCTCAATATGCTTCTGATAACACCTTCGCTAGACGTAGACGTGGTCACAGAAAACTCAAAATCGATTCAATCCTCTGGAAATTTATTGTTGAAGCGATCCGTTGTTTATGGTCTCCTCAGCAAATAGCAAAACGTTTAAAGACATTTCCTGATTTGGATCAAACAATGAATGTAAGCCATACAACGATTTATTCAACGATACGAGCATTACCAAAGGGTGAGTTGAAAAAAGACTTATTATCCTGTCTGCGTCATGAAAATAAAAAGCGAAAAGCTAACGGTGAACCTAAAAAAGATTCTATATTACAGGATATTAAAACTATTCATGAGCGCCCAGCCGAAGTTCAAGAAAGAAAAATACCGGGTCATTGGGAAGCTGATTTAATTAAAGGTAAAGACAATAAAAGTTCGATAGCAACACTTATTGAACGAAATACACGGCTCTGTATCTTGGCAACATTACCTGATGCAAAGGCAGAATCAGTGCGCAAGGCTTTAACTGAAGCTCTGAAATATTTACCTGCAGAACTGCGTAAAACGTTGACCTATGACCGTGGACGCGAGATGGCAGAACATAAAATACTTGAAGAAGATTTAGGCATAGATGTATATTTCTGTGACCCACATTCACCCTGGCAAAAAGGCACATGCGAAAATATGAATGGTTTAATTAGGCAATATTTACCTAAAGGGATTGATTTAAATCAGGCAGATCAGCATTATTTAAATCAAGTTGCCATGTCACTGAATACTCGTCCTAGAAAAGCGTTAGATTGGCTTACACCATTAGAGAAATTTGCTCAGCTTGTTGATTATCATAAGACTTTTCAAACTGTCGCACCTCATGTTTGA
- the gatB gene encoding Asp-tRNA(Asn)/Glu-tRNA(Gln) amidotransferase subunit GatB, with translation MAQAQKQSAKSLLIDGWEVVIGIEIHTQLATNSKIFSGSSTTFGQDPNTQASLVDLAMPGVLPVLNKEVVDLAIRFGLGIDAYIDQASVFARKNYFYPDSPKGYQISQMDNPIVGLGHIDIQLEDGTVKRIGVTRAHLEEDAGKSIHDQFEGQSGIDLNRAGTPLLEIVSEPDMRSVEEAVAYIKAIHTLVRWLGISDGNMAEGSFRADCNVSLRRPGQPFGTRCELKNLNSFRFIEQAINVEIERQMEILEWDGTIDQETRLFDPVKMETRSMRSKEEANDYRYFPDPDLLPVIISDTQIEAARAALPELPAARRARFVADFGVTEYDAHVLTLTREMSEFYEDVVKAAGGAAQGKVSANWVMGEFSGALNKASLELTDSPVSAEKLGSMIARIVDNTINGKIAKQVFGFMWDEGKSADEIIAEKGLKQETDTGAIEAIIKDVLAANEKMVEEYKSGKEKAFNGLVGQVMKAAKGKANPAQVNELMKKLIG, from the coding sequence ATGGCTCAGGCTCAAAAACAATCCGCTAAATCATTATTGATTGATGGCTGGGAAGTCGTTATTGGTATCGAAATCCATACGCAACTTGCAACCAATTCTAAAATCTTCTCAGGTTCTTCCACCACATTTGGTCAGGACCCGAATACACAAGCCAGCCTTGTTGATTTGGCAATGCCGGGCGTACTTCCTGTACTGAACAAAGAAGTGGTTGATCTTGCAATCCGCTTTGGTCTGGGAATTGATGCGTACATCGACCAGGCATCTGTATTTGCACGTAAAAACTATTTCTACCCTGACTCTCCAAAAGGCTACCAGATCAGCCAGATGGACAATCCAATCGTTGGCTTAGGTCATATCGACATCCAGCTTGAAGATGGCACTGTAAAACGCATTGGCGTAACCCGTGCTCACCTTGAGGAAGATGCAGGTAAATCAATCCATGACCAGTTTGAAGGTCAGTCTGGTATTGACTTAAACCGTGCAGGTACGCCGCTGCTTGAAATCGTATCTGAACCCGATATGCGTTCAGTTGAAGAAGCTGTTGCCTACATCAAAGCGATTCACACGCTTGTACGCTGGTTAGGTATTTCTGACGGTAACATGGCAGAAGGTTCATTCCGTGCGGACTGTAACGTGTCTTTACGCCGTCCGGGTCAGCCTTTCGGTACACGCTGTGAACTGAAAAACCTCAACTCATTCCGTTTCATTGAACAGGCGATCAATGTTGAAATTGAACGTCAGATGGAAATTCTGGAATGGGATGGCACCATTGATCAGGAAACACGTCTGTTTGATCCTGTGAAAATGGAAACACGTTCAATGCGTTCAAAAGAAGAAGCAAACGATTACCGCTACTTCCCAGACCCAGACCTGTTACCTGTGATCATTTCTGATACTCAGATTGAAGCCGCTCGTGCTGCTTTACCTGAGCTTCCAGCTGCACGTCGTGCCCGTTTTGTCGCTGACTTTGGCGTAACTGAGTACGATGCTCACGTTCTGACTTTAACCCGTGAAATGTCTGAGTTTTACGAAGATGTGGTGAAAGCTGCTGGCGGTGCTGCTCAGGGTAAAGTTTCTGCAAACTGGGTGATGGGTGAATTCTCTGGTGCCTTAAACAAAGCAAGCCTGGAACTGACTGATTCTCCTGTATCTGCGGAAAAACTTGGTAGCATGATCGCACGTATTGTGGACAACACAATTAACGGTAAGATCGCGAAGCAAGTATTCGGCTTTATGTGGGACGAAGGCAAATCTGCGGATGAAATTATTGCGGAAAAAGGCTTAAAACAGGAAACTGATACAGGCGCAATTGAAGCGATTATTAAAGACGTACTTGCTGCCAATGAGAAAATGGTTGAAGAGTATAAATCTGGTAAAGAAAAAGCCTTTAACGGTCTTGTTGGTCAAGTGATGAAAGCAGCGAAAGGTAAAGCTAACCCTGCACAAGTAAATGAACTGATGAAGAAGTTGATTGGTTAA